From Candidatus Poribacteria bacterium, one genomic window encodes:
- a CDS encoding DUF1800 domain-containing protein has translation MSTNDVALMAHLMRRAGFGTTRTELEAYVEKGYENVVDALVHPERGTPIDEDILERYFGGEGAYVGIWIYRMLNSRCPLQEKMALFWHHVFATGLGKNQHILASSDQIDMLRRVGMGQMRDILLELSKDPAMIFWLDNNENRKGEPNENYGRELLELFSLGVGNYSEDDIKSCALAFTGWTFGQPIPLYPHGYYSPPFLFDEAEHDDCEKTFLGHTGNLNGEDIIDIIVEQPACARFISRHLYNFFVADEPQVPSWNVTPPQDPEAIETLSDAFMASDGNISHVLSVLFNSDFFKEAEFKKVKSPTELVTGIVKLVGTFQGPQPGIGQYASATQLMGQKLMDPPTVEGWHTGKEWIDGGLLTARVNFAVREVSDASKPGIQDILTRLKNNGGSLSPEAFVDECLELAGPLTIGDTTREYLTQFAEANGELNLGDDDAAEENQERVVSMLQLIVASREYQLG, from the coding sequence ATGTCAACGAACGATGTTGCGTTAATGGCGCACCTCATGCGCCGCGCAGGGTTTGGGACAACCCGCACCGAGCTGGAAGCCTACGTGGAAAAGGGATACGAGAATGTCGTTGACGCTCTCGTCCATCCTGAACGCGGGACCCCCATTGATGAAGACATTTTAGAACGCTACTTCGGCGGCGAAGGTGCTTATGTCGGTATTTGGATCTACCGGATGCTGAACAGTCGGTGTCCACTTCAAGAGAAGATGGCACTCTTCTGGCACCATGTCTTTGCAACGGGATTAGGCAAGAATCAGCACATCCTCGCGTCTTCGGACCAGATTGATATGCTGCGCCGCGTCGGTATGGGACAGATGCGGGACATCCTACTCGAACTCTCCAAAGATCCGGCGATGATCTTTTGGCTCGACAATAACGAAAATCGTAAGGGCGAACCCAACGAGAACTACGGGAGGGAGCTCCTCGAACTATTCTCATTAGGGGTAGGCAATTACAGTGAAGATGACATAAAGAGCTGCGCGCTCGCTTTCACAGGGTGGACATTCGGACAGCCGATTCCGTTGTATCCGCACGGTTACTACTCGCCACCCTTTTTGTTCGATGAAGCGGAGCACGACGACTGCGAGAAAACCTTCTTGGGACATACTGGAAATCTCAACGGTGAAGACATCATCGACATCATCGTCGAACAACCGGCGTGTGCCAGATTTATCTCCAGACACCTCTACAACTTCTTTGTCGCAGACGAACCACAAGTGCCGTCGTGGAACGTAACGCCCCCGCAAGATCCGGAAGCGATCGAGACACTCTCGGACGCATTCATGGCATCTGACGGGAATATATCCCACGTCCTCAGCGTCCTTTTCAATTCCGACTTCTTCAAAGAAGCCGAATTCAAGAAGGTGAAAAGCCCGACGGAACTCGTCACAGGGATCGTGAAACTGGTAGGCACCTTCCAAGGTCCGCAACCCGGAATAGGGCAGTATGCCAGTGCTACGCAATTAATGGGACAGAAACTCATGGATCCGCCCACCGTTGAAGGGTGGCATACGGGTAAAGAGTGGATCGATGGAGGGCTGCTCACCGCTCGCGTCAACTTCGCCGTTCGTGAAGTTAGCGACGCATCGAAACCCGGAATTCAGGACATCCTCACACGTCTGAAAAACAACGGGGGTTCACTCTCGCCGGAAGCATTTGTGGACGAATGCCTTGAACTCGCTGGACCGCTGACGATAGGGGACACCACCCGTGAGTATCTCACGCAATTTGCGGAAGCGAACGGTGAACTCAACCTCGGGGATGATGACGCTGCGGAGGAGAACCAAGAACGAGTCGTGAGTATGCTCCAGTTAATCGTGGCTTCCAGAGAGTATCAACTTGGTTAA
- a CDS encoding DUF1501 domain-containing protein, with translation MSTTKKAPVLVVVQLSGGNDFMNTLIPYTSGIYHDSRPVVGIKSENVLPSEVDDKLGWHPQAGPLKAMFDAGDVAVVQGIGYPDSNRSHFRAMDIWHTCEPLKIGDEGWVGRLVRELDPQSHNVLTGVSFGQGLPRACALSGIPVTSVGDLDNYGLMTSIGDESQRTKALEIFKGMYSSTVGTGIVMDYLSQTGLDVIKGADELKKAPAMYTSEVEYPQNSIAKSLRDVARVHLANLGTRVFYTQHGGYDNHANEVPTHPRLLTELTEAIQAFFTDLRSQNASEEIVMYVFTEFGRRIRDNASGTDHGTGGGAFIIGDRVKGGLYSEYPSLAPARWVHGEDLEHTIDFRGIYGTLLEQWMGVDPTHIVGGNFEQIHPFSV, from the coding sequence ATGAGTACGACGAAGAAAGCCCCAGTCCTTGTCGTTGTCCAACTCAGCGGCGGCAACGACTTCATGAATACACTCATTCCGTACACAAGCGGGATTTATCACGATTCCCGTCCGGTTGTCGGTATCAAATCGGAAAATGTTTTACCGTCAGAGGTAGATGACAAGTTGGGCTGGCATCCGCAGGCTGGACCGTTGAAAGCGATGTTCGATGCTGGTGATGTCGCCGTTGTGCAGGGAATCGGCTATCCAGATTCCAACCGCTCACATTTCCGGGCGATGGATATCTGGCATACCTGTGAACCGCTGAAAATTGGTGATGAAGGTTGGGTCGGTAGACTCGTCCGCGAACTCGATCCACAGAGCCATAATGTCTTAACGGGTGTCAGTTTCGGACAAGGACTTCCGCGCGCCTGTGCACTCTCCGGCATCCCTGTCACCTCTGTTGGTGATTTGGATAACTACGGATTGATGACCAGCATTGGCGATGAAAGTCAACGGACGAAAGCACTTGAGATATTCAAAGGGATGTACAGCAGCACGGTCGGCACCGGTATTGTGATGGACTACCTCAGCCAAACCGGATTAGATGTGATTAAAGGTGCCGATGAGCTCAAAAAGGCACCGGCGATGTATACATCCGAAGTGGAATATCCACAAAACTCGATTGCAAAGAGCCTGCGGGATGTCGCACGGGTTCACCTCGCCAATCTCGGCACACGCGTTTTTTACACGCAGCACGGAGGTTATGACAACCACGCCAACGAGGTCCCGACGCATCCTCGACTGCTGACAGAACTCACGGAAGCCATCCAAGCGTTCTTCACGGATCTACGGTCACAGAACGCCTCCGAAGAGATCGTCATGTATGTTTTCACGGAATTCGGCAGACGTATCCGAGACAACGCCAGTGGCACTGACCACGGCACGGGTGGCGGTGCGTTCATCATCGGGGATCGGGTGAAGGGTGGACTCTACTCAGAATATCCATCTCTGGCTCCGGCTCGTTGGGTACACGGCGAAGACCTTGAACATACCATAGACTTCCGAGGCATATACGGAACGCTCTTAGAGCAGTGGATGGGTGTAGACCCGACGCACATCGTCGGTGGCAATTTTGAACAGATTCATCCCTTTTCAGTGTAG
- a CDS encoding carboxypeptidase-like regulatory domain-containing protein — protein MKPQFIIVLFAFITIPLSVIAETGDIQGTVYQRSTGKSLVDADVHILETDQHQKTDENGVFRFTELPAGAYTFVVTHSVEAAPTQVSVDIRSGDTTEVKIHLGAVFKLEAVVVEGKRLPPTVSRTDCHL, from the coding sequence ATGAAGCCACAATTCATCATAGTTCTATTTGCGTTCATCACCATACCACTCTCTGTTATAGCCGAAACAGGCGATATTCAAGGCACTGTTTATCAGCGAAGCACAGGGAAATCCCTCGTAGACGCTGATGTTCATATTCTCGAAACCGACCAACACCAAAAAACCGATGAAAACGGAGTCTTCCGATTCACAGAACTGCCCGCAGGCGCCTATACCTTTGTTGTAACGCACTCCGTAGAAGCCGCGCCCACACAAGTGTCGGTGGACATCAGGAGCGGCGATACCACTGAAGTCAAAATACACCTCGGAGCAGTCTTTAAACTTGAAGCAGTCGTGGTAGAGGGGAAACGCCTTCCACCGACGGTGAGTCGCACAGATTGCCATTTATAG